The following are encoded together in the Phaseolus vulgaris cultivar G19833 chromosome 9, P. vulgaris v2.0, whole genome shotgun sequence genome:
- the LOC137820596 gene encoding probable E3 ubiquitin-protein ligase RZFP34 isoform X2, with protein sequence MGGVAVLHSESLQLDCKDTKHVTEKDVCNHLPSNEEHILGEESSQKINNLRERGDMEYGCQHYRRRCRIRAPCCNEIFNCRHCHNEAKNNINIDQKHRHDVPRHQVKQVICSLCGTEQEVSKKQYHCSGCGICRTGGCENVFHCFKCGCCYSTQMKNSHPCVEGAMHHDCPICFEYLFESVNDVLVLPCGHTIHKSCLNEMGEHFQYACPLCSKSVCDMSMIWEKFDLQIAATPMPEAYRNKMIWILCNDCTKTSHVQFHLVAQKCLNCKSYNTRQIRG encoded by the exons ATGGGAGGGGTGGCAGTATTGCACTCTGAGTCTCTGCAGCTTGACTGCAAGGACACGAAGCATGTGACTGAGAAAGATGTGTGTAATCATCTACCATCAAATGAAGAGCACATACTTGGAGAAGAATCAAGTCAAAAGATCAATAATTTGCGTGAGAGAGGAGATATGGAATATGG ATGTCAACATTACCGGAGAAGATGCCGTATTAGGGCCCCCTGTTGCAATGAGATTTTTAATTGCCGCCATTGTCACAATGAGGCAAAA AATAATATCAACATTGATCAGAAGCACAGACACGATGTTCCCCGCCATCAAGTTAAACAG GTTATATGTTCACTTTGTGGGACCGAACAAGAG GTATCTAAGAAGCAATATCATTGCAGTGGCTGTGGAATTTGCAG AACCGGAGGATGTGAAAATGTCTTCCACTGCTTCAAATGTG GTTGTTGCTACTCAACTCAGATGAAAAACAGTCACCCTTGTGTGGAAGGAGCAATGCATCACGATTGCCCCATTTGTTTCGAG TACTTGTTTGAATCTGTGAATGATGTCCTTGTTTTGCCTTGCGGACATACAATACATAAGAGCTGCCTGAATGAAATGGGGGAACATTTCCA GTATGCATGCCCTCTCTGCTCCAAGTCAGTTTGTGACATGTCAATGATTTGGGAGAAGTTTGACTTGCAGATTGCTGCTACACCAATGCCTGAAGCATATCGAAACAAAATG ATTTGGATTCTTTGTAATGATTGCACTAAAACTTCTCACGTCCAGTTCCATCTTGTTGCTCAAAAGTGCTTGAACTGCAAATCCTACAACACACGACAGATAAGAGGCTGA
- the LOC137820596 gene encoding probable E3 ubiquitin-protein ligase RZFP34 isoform X1, whose protein sequence is MGGVAVLHSESLQLDCKDTKHVTEKDVCNHLPSNEEHILGEESSQKINNLRERGDMEYGCQHYRRRCRIRAPCCNEIFNCRHCHNEAKNNINIDQKHRHDVPRHQVKQVICSLCGTEQEVQQNCINCGVCMGKYFCGTCKLFDDDVSKKQYHCSGCGICRTGGCENVFHCFKCGCCYSTQMKNSHPCVEGAMHHDCPICFEYLFESVNDVLVLPCGHTIHKSCLNEMGEHFQYACPLCSKSVCDMSMIWEKFDLQIAATPMPEAYRNKMIWILCNDCTKTSHVQFHLVAQKCLNCKSYNTRQIRG, encoded by the exons ATGGGAGGGGTGGCAGTATTGCACTCTGAGTCTCTGCAGCTTGACTGCAAGGACACGAAGCATGTGACTGAGAAAGATGTGTGTAATCATCTACCATCAAATGAAGAGCACATACTTGGAGAAGAATCAAGTCAAAAGATCAATAATTTGCGTGAGAGAGGAGATATGGAATATGG ATGTCAACATTACCGGAGAAGATGCCGTATTAGGGCCCCCTGTTGCAATGAGATTTTTAATTGCCGCCATTGTCACAATGAGGCAAAA AATAATATCAACATTGATCAGAAGCACAGACACGATGTTCCCCGCCATCAAGTTAAACAG GTTATATGTTCACTTTGTGGGACCGAACAAGAG GTTCAGCAAAACTGTATTAACTGTGGTGTTTGTATGGGCAAGTACTTCTGTGGGACGTGTAAGCTCTTTGATGATGAT GTATCTAAGAAGCAATATCATTGCAGTGGCTGTGGAATTTGCAG AACCGGAGGATGTGAAAATGTCTTCCACTGCTTCAAATGTG GTTGTTGCTACTCAACTCAGATGAAAAACAGTCACCCTTGTGTGGAAGGAGCAATGCATCACGATTGCCCCATTTGTTTCGAG TACTTGTTTGAATCTGTGAATGATGTCCTTGTTTTGCCTTGCGGACATACAATACATAAGAGCTGCCTGAATGAAATGGGGGAACATTTCCA GTATGCATGCCCTCTCTGCTCCAAGTCAGTTTGTGACATGTCAATGATTTGGGAGAAGTTTGACTTGCAGATTGCTGCTACACCAATGCCTGAAGCATATCGAAACAAAATG ATTTGGATTCTTTGTAATGATTGCACTAAAACTTCTCACGTCCAGTTCCATCTTGTTGCTCAAAAGTGCTTGAACTGCAAATCCTACAACACACGACAGATAAGAGGCTGA